From Salvelinus alpinus chromosome 20, SLU_Salpinus.1, whole genome shotgun sequence:
ACTGTCCTTCGTTCCTATCGCTGGACCGTGTGCATGTTGTTGTGATTCGCCCCTTGCCTTGGCAAACAACTTAACAGAAATATGACACAACAACATAGCCGCAAGCAACCTTTGTCCATTGCATTCATCGCGCTTTTAGGTGAGTATGTTGATGCTGGATGGACGCAGTAAATGCAACACCATACATATAGAAATAGTAGCTCATACACCATAATTCGGTATTCAACCTATTTTTACCTTGCATGATGGTTATTTACCTTGCATGATGGTTAAACATGGTTCTACGTTTTCCAGATGACTTGCATTTCTGCCTTAGATTATGTATTACAGATCGATGCGAGACCAGACCGAGTTGTTTTTCTTGCTTAGTGGCTGGCTGACAGCTCGATCGGTAGGTCAAGAGGTGCAGGTGGGCTGTTGTGCAATGGGACCTTCACGTGATATCAAAAGCGCTGTGCCTAGTGTTAAAAAAAACAACGGGCTATGTTTTTTTCCATTTATTGATGACATTGCACTCATTTGTTTTGTTTACACTCTCTGCTTGTTTCTTGGCAAGTAACCTTTTTAGCTTTGGGTTAGAAGCTGGTGGTCACGTACTGAGTAGCTCAAGGCTTAACCAAAGGCCAGCAGATGGTGCTATTGAGTCGTTTCATTTTACCGTACAAAGGGAATCCATGCAGCTGGCTATACAGTCGTATCCCCCATTGATGGGTTCATACATAAAACATTTTCCATCCAGGCTGCGAATGCGTTGAATTCCTCAACTTGATTTAATGTCGAAGGTGAAAATGAAAGTATGCCTGTTCTCTTTATGGAACACCCTTTTCACCACCATGTTAGATTAGTCGAAGGTATTTTCCAAGGGTGGGAAAAACCAAGCCCTGCCTGATGCCTGGGTGGGCATGGAAGCAAGTGCATCCATAACTACCAGGACCAGCACACCGCTTGAAACCAAAACATAAATAGCGACACACAATGATCCTGCACCCACCCTCACCTCTGATTTGGAGGACTTCAAACATTTTACACTGTACATTTGTGTATATAATTATTCCAACACTCATCAATTCTACCCTTCAGACTTCCACAGATCAACTCATCTTTCCCAATAAAACATAAttctaccatgtcctctcccaatacatccctccattctcccaTGGTGTTTCACGAGGGACTTGAACCTCCCCATCTGCAACACTTCTGCCGAAATTGCCTCAGAAGATAAACATTTTACCCAAGAGCACAATGATATTTCCTATTGACTGCCTGTGGTCCTTCAACTCCCCCAGTAATACAATTTGCAGGTGTAACTGACCCTGATAATATGGCATAATAACCATTACTGGACCTGACTCCAAAAACAAGCCACCGATGGACAGTACCAGAAGGGATCCTCTATTGATTCTGTTTCCGTAGGGCAAAGTCTGCACCGATCTGACTTGAATACCCCATCAACGGAGCATTCTTTTTGTAGTGAGAATtttaaataaaagcttaaattgAAAAGGAATTGATGCGTCAATTGTTTAGGATATCTGTCTGCTGTTAGCGGAGTTGCCAACAACTTAGCTACCTTTTCTGATAAACCGTCTGTGGGAACTCGCTCAGGTGTTTATTTGACACTTTCTACGTTAGGTTACCCTTGGTCTGAACACTGTATACAATGTCAGGAAGTAGTATTAGCCACCATATCGTAGTGGTGGAAAATGGTGTTTCATAAGAAAGTATGCATATCCCACCCACCTTCTTGCCATTGAATCAAGTTAAGGAGGAAATCGACGGCTTTGCAGCCTGAATGAAGAATGTGTTATGCACGAACCGGTCCACAAGCATTttactacacccgcaataacatctgctgtgtatgtgaccaaaaacatttgatttgaagggaAACGAGTGTATAGCCAGTTGCATGGATTCCCTTTGGATGGTAAGATGAAGTGACTCCGTAGCACCATCTGCCGGCCTTTGGGCTAGGCCAAGGCAAGCTATTACATATCGATCACATTTGCACAGCCTGTCTTTGTAATATTCTCTTTGTAGGACAAACTGGGCCTAAATGTCAAGATATCAGGGAAAGTGATAGTCAAACAGATAAGAGCGACCAGGAGGTGTGAACAGATCAATGATACAGGGGAACTGAGTGTGTGACAAACCCTGATGAAGGCTGTTAAAACGCCGTGGTTTGAACATGAAGATATATTATCAACTTCAATTGTCCTCAGAGTTGCTGAATATTTGACATTTCAGGTTTCCTCATATTCATACACTTTGgatccaaatcaaattgtatgtcacatgcgccaaatactaCGGGTGTAGACTTTATCATGAAATGCTTGCTCTTTCCTGAGGGAAAAGACGCCGTCATGCTCTCtttaagactgtgtgtgtgtggagcatgCTAAGTTCttagtgatgtggatgccaaggaagctctcgacccgctccactacagccccgtggaTGGGCGTGCTGTCCCCTCTTTCACctgtagttcacgatcagctccttggtttttctaactttgagggagaggttgttgtcctggcaccacactgccaagtgtctgacctccttgtaggctgtctcatcgctgtcgttgatcaggcctaccaccgttgtttCGTCAAAGCAAGGCACTCACTAGTATTTTTAATCTGCACAGACGGGTAAGACATATCAGCTGAAGACGATGTAATTGACATTTGTAGTGACGTCTCCTCAGAAGCCACGTGCGACTAATATTGTAGAAATGAGCCAAGTAGCAGACCTGCTTCATTCCAATGGTTCTTTTGTGGTGTGACCCACTAAAGCTTTTGGAATGTATGTGGACTGCCACATCAATGGAAtcagcagtttaaaaaaaaaattttttttgttGGCACAATCCAGTCTGCCACCATATAAAAGGAATTGGCCACAACATTACTCAAGTTACTGACCTACTCAGTGGTTGCATCGCTATAGTCTCAAATGGCTCATCTGCTCCAGCTCTTCTCCTTTATCTGCACTTATCTTATCTAACCCACATGATGGGTGAAAGCAACATTATGGTGCTGAATGCATACGGAGGTTGCTTGTCAACTTCTTCTTTCACATCTGTGCAGATACAggaaaggaggtgaggagaggaggtctCTTAAAGACTATTGAGAAGACTTTACCAGCCGCCAGCTGAGGATCGAGCAGTGCTGTGTCTGTCTATCCAACTGTGGTTGTCTTGTTATGTCATTACAGCGGTCACGTTGCATCAGAGCTTTGCTGCCACCGATGCCCCGCCCACGGCTGCCTCTCAAACCACGTCTCCGCCTCCTGCACCCCCGGGTCGGCCCGAGAGAGGCAACTACACTGTAACCAACAGCAATGGGACCGTCTGTCTGATGGCCCGCATGGGACTGCAGCTCAATGTCAGCTTCAGCTCTGCCTCTCTCaataaggtacacacacacagacttgcaCATACTTTGAAGCCCAGCACCTCTCACACAGTCTTGTTTTACCAACCTTGTGGGGGGACACAAttaattcccattcaaaatcctatttttcttaacccctaaactgaaCCTTTAACTCTAAACCCCTTAGGAATAGCCATTTTTCCTTTGTGGGGACtggcaaaatgtccccagttggtcaaatgtttgttCACTATTCTTGTAGAGACTTCTGGTCTCTACAATtatagttaaacatgtccacacactgcCCTGTGTCTTGTTGTCCTGCGTGTGCAGACTGTGCTGGACGTGGTGAACCTGCAGCCCAACGTGACTAAGAGCTCAGGGTCATGTGACTCGGACAGCGCCACCCTACTGCTGAAGGCTGACGAGAAGACAACCAACCTCACCCTCGTCTTCTCCCTGGTCAGAACTCTCGTTTGACCTTTTTGTTTCTCTTTACTTTTCTGTGTCTGCCACTtagtgctctctctcgctctttattTCTTCTTGCATCCATTAGTACATGCAGTAAGGTTTTCTTCTGTAATAGTAGTGGTTAAGGCTTTTGGCACTAACACCTGACTGCCACAAGATGGAGCCTCATGAACAAGCTGAGGACAGGCACTCGTGAACTATTGTTCCAGTCATGTGTGTGGCGTAGATACTGTGGGGTCACTGGTTCTCTTGTGTCTGCAGAATGCCACGTCCAGTAAGTACCACCTCAGTGGAGTGACTCTGTCGGCAGCCTGGCCGGACATGCGTGGTGAGTCTGGATCCAACAATCACTAGATCATCTAGTGAATAGTACATGCATATAATTAATCTACTGTCTATCCTCTTACAACCCCAATCTTCAGTGTTGAAACCCCTATAATCCTCCTTTGCCACACTCTTCCATCCCCGTCATTACTGTAACATCTTTTTCCATCCTTTATCCTGTTTCACATCCCAACCATTACCtccccccgagctgacaaggtaaaaatctgtggttctgcccctgagcaagtcagttaacccactgttccccgggcgccgataaCATGGATGTCGATattaaggcagcccccgcacctcattcagaggggttggcttaaatgcggaagacatattTCAGCTGACTGCATTCAGCTGAACAACTGactgtatccccctttccctcgaTCTTCCCTTTCTTACCCCACCCAtaacctctctccttcccaccattatctctcactctccctgtcGTCCCTCCAGTGCCATTCTCAGCCAGTAACAGTAGTCTGGACTACATGCGTGGTACCCTGGGGCGTAGTTACATGTGTCGTGAGGAGCAGACTCTGGCTGTGACTGTCAACTTCTCTCTCAACACCTTCCAGCTGCAGGTGCAGCCCTTTGGCATCACCGGGGACCAGTTTGGAGCAGGTACTGTGGGTTACCACTTCATGTGGTACTATTTCAGTATGGGACTGTGGGTTACCATTCAATGTTTCAGGAGAGGATTGTTATCCACATTTCTGAGATTGGAATAATAGATTCTGGTGATTATCATTCCATCACtatttattataattattttgtcttgtttttctcCACTTTCCCTCGCCTGCTCTTCGGTCTCTATaattccccctctctcactgcctctgtctctccctctccagcgGAGGAGTGTCAGCTGGATGAGGATAACATGTTGATCCCCATCATCGTGGGCGCTGCGCTAGCTGGCCTGGTCCTCGTCGTTCTCGTGGCCTACCTCATCGGCAGGAAGAGGAGCCACGCTGGCTATCAGACCATCTAAAATCACTTCCTGTcaactgacccccccccccccccccaatagccAGAGAGCGCAATTCCGCCCCATCTCACCCTCCAGCTACTAACATCACCTGGATTGACTGAACCTCACTGCGACCCTTAAACTGAACTTCCTTATCCCCATTCAGTTGGTCTCATCTTAGAATCCTTGCTGCCCCATCCTCCCCTCTGAACTCTCTCACTAGCCCCATGTTGGGTATCCATGGGGTTGATATGCGCTTTCAGGACTGAACTGCTCCTTTGTATGAAATGAAAAGAAAAGTGGGAATCTGCTGAGTGATTTGTATTTACATAAGCTCTACTGTCAAGAGTGTTTCGTTTTCACGGATCCACCTGTACCCGAGACCTGATCCAGAATTCGAAATAATGTCACGAGTTGAATCTGAACTGATTACCACGGGTAGGCCTACATGTAACTTTAATTTACTTGTCTGGAAGACCCCGTACAGATCCAACTGCTACAGTAGAGAGAAATTTAGtaatttatgctgctgctcttgcGTTTCACGAGAGTGGCGtttgttgttgttggccaatcataagtTATCAAAGCCACAATAGGCTAGTCATAGAGCCTTCCTGTGTGGCAAAAGTTATTTGATATATAATTAAAAGTTTAAAGGAGAAGGATGGGCTACAACGACAATGGCGTAAGTGTAGGATGAGAAAGCGTATGCACTGCAGCCTCAGTTAGTCTAGCTCGCTAATATTAGCTAGCTTGGTACTACGTAATCATTTTTGATAAATAATTTAGCTATGGCAGCTATTAATCTACTATAGCACGAGTCGGCTTGGTTGGTTGCTGTCTCATCTCTCGCTCACAGTACGGCCCCTCCCCCACCTGCTGGAGCGGCTCCAGTTAAAGTAGCTTTAAAAATAGATATTTTCTGTTGCTTCCCTCACTCTGATCGGACCGGGTCTGGATCTGACCAGGTCTATACGGAACGGGTCTAGCTGTCTCTGGGTCCGTTCGGGAATGCATCTCTGACAAAAAaattcaaaacatttatttatacaTCGGGTTAGAGTAGGGAAAGCCCAGGTCCATTTTGGGCCAGGTCCAGCTTTTTGGGCCAGGTCCAGCTTTTTGGACCTGTGAAGACCTCTACTTGAGACACCATCACTCAACA
This genomic window contains:
- the LOC139546324 gene encoding lysosome-associated membrane glycoprotein 1-like, which translates into the protein MTQQHSRKQPLSIAFIALLAVTLHQSFAATDAPPTAASQTTSPPPAPPGRPERGNYTVTNSNGTVCLMARMGLQLNVSFSSASLNKTVLDVVNLQPNVTKSSGSCDSDSATLLLKADEKTTNLTLVFSLNATSSKYHLSGVTLSAAWPDMRVPFSASNSSLDYMRGTLGRSYMCREEQTLAVTVNFSLNTFQLQVQPFGITGDQFGAAEECQLDEDNMLIPIIVGAALAGLVLVVLVAYLIGRKRSHAGYQTI